A genomic stretch from Chryseobacterium sp. SNU WT5 includes:
- the lat gene encoding L-lysine 6-transaminase, with protein MNNAIASHPEPTNTVKETLSRHMLADGFDFVMDFDKSQGSWIHDRLTGKNYLDMFSMFASASIGYNHPYLVERSAWLGKLAVNKPTLADVYSQEFADFMTVFERVGIPKELQYCFFIEGGTMGVENAMKACFDWKTRKNFEKGLDLEAGICIHFKQAFHGRSGYTLSLTNTSDPRKYMYFPKFDWPRIINPHLNFPITDENLEETIKNENLALLNIEEAILSNPNKVACIIIEPIQAEGGDNHFRDEFFVGLRKLCDQNEVLLIFDEVQTGMGLTGKMWAYEHFSIVPDIISFGKKAQVCGVLANKEKFDQIPNNVFRESSRINSTFGGNFIDMMRFQLIMEVIEKENLVENAKVVGEYLKLGLQGLSQKYPHMISNPRGRGLMCAIDLPSGGERDRLQALMYEENVIILSCGDQSIRFRPHLNVTTEEIQMALDKIEVCIAKM; from the coding sequence ATGAACAACGCAATTGCATCTCATCCGGAGCCAACCAATACGGTAAAAGAAACCTTGTCAAGACACATGCTTGCCGATGGTTTTGATTTCGTAATGGATTTCGATAAATCTCAAGGTTCTTGGATTCATGACCGATTAACAGGTAAAAACTATCTCGATATGTTCTCCATGTTCGCCTCAGCGTCCATCGGGTATAATCATCCTTATCTTGTGGAAAGATCCGCATGGCTTGGTAAATTAGCTGTAAATAAACCTACTTTGGCAGATGTTTACTCTCAGGAATTCGCCGATTTTATGACAGTATTTGAACGAGTGGGGATTCCAAAAGAATTACAATATTGTTTCTTCATCGAAGGTGGAACGATGGGCGTAGAAAATGCTATGAAAGCATGTTTTGATTGGAAAACCCGAAAGAATTTTGAAAAAGGTCTTGATCTGGAAGCAGGAATCTGTATTCATTTCAAACAAGCATTCCACGGTAGAAGTGGTTATACATTGAGTTTAACGAATACTTCTGACCCAAGAAAATACATGTATTTTCCAAAATTCGATTGGCCTAGAATTATCAATCCTCATTTGAATTTCCCGATCACAGATGAAAATTTAGAGGAAACCATTAAAAATGAAAATTTAGCACTTCTAAATATTGAAGAGGCAATTCTTTCAAATCCGAATAAAGTAGCTTGTATCATCATCGAGCCTATTCAGGCCGAAGGTGGGGATAACCATTTCCGCGATGAGTTTTTTGTTGGCTTAAGAAAACTTTGTGATCAAAATGAAGTCTTATTAATTTTTGACGAAGTTCAAACAGGAATGGGACTAACAGGAAAAATGTGGGCTTATGAGCATTTCAGTATAGTTCCGGATATCATTTCGTTCGGTAAAAAAGCGCAGGTTTGTGGGGTTTTAGCCAATAAAGAAAAATTCGATCAAATTCCCAATAACGTTTTTAGAGAAAGTTCCCGGATCAATTCTACCTTTGGAGGTAACTTTATCGATATGATGAGGTTTCAACTGATCATGGAGGTTATTGAAAAAGAAAATTTAGTAGAAAATGCAAAAGTAGTAGGCGAGTATTTAAAATTAGGATTACAAGGTCTTTCGCAAAAATACCCACATATGATTTCTAACCCTAGAGGGCGTGGTCTTATGTGTGCAATTGACTTGCCAAGTGGAGGAGAGCGCGATCGTTTGCAAGCGTTAATGTATGAAGAAAATGTCATTATTTTATCTTGTGGAGATCAGTCTATTAGATTTCGACCTCATTTAAACGTGACAACCGAAGAAATTCAGATGGCTCTTGATAAAATAGAAGTTTGTATTGCGAAAATGTAA
- the lpdA gene encoding dihydrolipoyl dehydrogenase, with the protein MNYDIIVIGSGPGGYVTAIRAAQLGFKTAIIEKESLGGICLNWGCIPTKALLKSAHVFKYLQQAEQYGLNKVENPGFDFSKVIQRSRGVATKMSGGIAFLMKKNKIDVIMGTAKIQKGKKVSVTDKEGKATEYSGEHIIIATGARSRELPNLPQDGKKVIGYRQALNLPEQPKSMIVVGSGAIGIEFADFYNTMGTKVTVVEFMPNILPVEDEDTSKHVEKSLKKSGIEIMTNASVESVDTSGNGVKATVKTATGNITLEADILLSAVGIASNIEGQGFEEVGIQTDKGKVLVNEWYETSVPGYYAIGDILATQALAHVASAEGITCVEKIKGLHVEKIDYGNIPGCTYAHPEVASVGLTEKQAKEKGYELKVGKFPFSASGKATANGDTDGFIKVIFDAKYGEWLGCHMVGDGVTDMIAEAVVARKLETTGHEVLKSIHPHPTISEAVMEAVAAAYGEVIHI; encoded by the coding sequence ATGAACTACGATATTATTGTCATTGGGAGTGGACCTGGTGGTTACGTTACGGCAATCAGAGCCGCACAATTAGGTTTTAAAACAGCCATTATTGAAAAAGAAAGCTTAGGCGGAATTTGCTTGAACTGGGGATGTATCCCGACAAAAGCATTATTAAAATCTGCGCACGTTTTTAAATATTTGCAACAGGCCGAACAATACGGTTTAAATAAAGTAGAAAATCCAGGTTTTGATTTTTCTAAAGTCATCCAGAGAAGTCGAGGAGTTGCCACTAAAATGAGTGGTGGAATTGCTTTCCTAATGAAGAAAAACAAGATTGATGTGATCATGGGAACAGCCAAAATTCAAAAAGGTAAAAAAGTTTCTGTAACCGATAAAGAAGGAAAAGCAACTGAATATTCAGGTGAACATATTATCATCGCAACTGGAGCGCGTTCCAGAGAATTACCGAATCTTCCACAGGATGGAAAAAAAGTAATTGGATACAGACAGGCTCTGAATCTTCCTGAGCAACCAAAATCGATGATCGTTGTCGGGTCAGGTGCGATAGGAATTGAGTTCGCTGATTTCTATAACACCATGGGAACCAAAGTTACCGTTGTAGAATTCATGCCAAACATTCTTCCAGTGGAAGATGAAGATACTTCAAAACACGTTGAGAAGTCTCTGAAAAAATCAGGGATCGAGATCATGACCAATGCTTCCGTAGAATCTGTGGATACATCTGGAAACGGTGTAAAAGCAACCGTGAAAACGGCTACTGGAAACATTACTTTAGAAGCTGATATTTTATTATCTGCTGTTGGAATCGCTTCCAATATCGAAGGTCAAGGTTTCGAAGAAGTAGGAATCCAAACTGATAAAGGAAAAGTTTTAGTGAACGAATGGTACGAAACTTCTGTACCTGGTTATTACGCAATTGGTGATATTTTGGCAACTCAGGCATTAGCTCACGTTGCGTCAGCAGAAGGAATTACCTGTGTGGAAAAGATCAAAGGCCTTCACGTAGAAAAAATTGATTACGGCAATATTCCTGGTTGTACGTATGCTCATCCAGAAGTGGCGTCGGTTGGTTTGACCGAGAAGCAAGCAAAGGAAAAAGGCTACGAATTGAAAGTAGGTAAATTCCCATTCTCAGCTTCAGGTAAAGCTACAGCAAACGGCGATACCGATGGTTTCATCAAAGTGATTTTCGATGCCAAATACGGCGAATGGTTAGGTTGTCATATGGTCGGCGATGGCGTTACCGATATGATCGCAGAAGCAGTTGTAGCGCGTAAATTAGAAACAACTGGTCACGAAGTTCTGAAATCAATTCACCCGCATCCAACGATTTCAGAAGCCGTGATGGAAGCAGTTGCTGCCGCTTATGGCGAAGTGATTCACATCTAA
- a CDS encoding aldehyde dehydrogenase family protein, whose product MSQKNQDFGIEKSLSNLGITKENKGVSSGGNYFANGDLLESYSPTDGKLIAKVTTGNLNDYDQVIETAKKAYLEFRQIPAPKRGELVRQFGLKLREYKDDLGKLVSYEMGKSLQEGLGEVQEMIDICDFAVGLSRQLHGYTMHSERPGHRMYEQYHPLGVIGIISAFNFPVAVWSWNTALAWICGNVTIWKPSEKAPLCGIACQNIINQVLKENNLPEGISTMIVGDHQIGDRMVNDKNVALISFTGSTKVGRLVGTNVAKRFGKSILELGGNNAIIFTENADLNMSIIGAVFGAVGTAGQRCTSTRRLIIHESIFDDVKNRLVKAYKQIKIGNPLDENNHVGPLIDQQAVQQYLDSIEKCKKEGGKFVVEGGVLEGEDYESGCYVKPCIAEVQNSYEVVQHETFAPILYIMKYKTLEEAIAMQNDVPQGLSSAIMTTDMRQAELFLSQNGSDCGIANVNIGTSGAEIGGAFGGEKETGGGRESGSDVWKYYMRRQTNTINYTDSLPLAQGIKFDL is encoded by the coding sequence ATGTCCCAAAAAAATCAGGATTTTGGAATAGAAAAATCCCTTTCTAATTTAGGTATTACAAAAGAAAATAAAGGCGTCTCTTCTGGCGGAAATTACTTTGCCAATGGCGATTTACTCGAAAGCTATTCTCCAACAGATGGAAAATTGATTGCCAAAGTAACTACAGGAAATTTAAACGATTACGATCAAGTAATTGAAACTGCTAAAAAAGCTTATTTAGAATTTCGTCAAATCCCAGCACCAAAAAGAGGAGAATTGGTTCGTCAGTTTGGTTTAAAACTAAGAGAATATAAAGATGATCTAGGAAAACTTGTTTCTTATGAAATGGGAAAATCTTTGCAAGAAGGTTTGGGTGAAGTTCAGGAAATGATCGACATCTGTGATTTTGCGGTAGGATTATCTCGTCAGCTTCACGGTTATACCATGCATTCCGAACGACCTGGACACCGTATGTACGAGCAATATCATCCTTTAGGAGTTATCGGAATTATCTCTGCTTTTAATTTCCCAGTTGCCGTTTGGTCTTGGAATACTGCATTAGCATGGATTTGTGGAAATGTAACCATTTGGAAACCATCAGAAAAAGCACCACTTTGTGGCATCGCTTGTCAAAATATCATCAACCAAGTTTTAAAAGAAAACAACCTTCCAGAAGGAATTTCGACCATGATTGTGGGTGATCATCAAATTGGTGACAGAATGGTGAATGATAAAAATGTTGCCTTAATCTCTTTCACAGGTTCTACGAAAGTTGGAAGACTGGTTGGAACGAATGTGGCGAAAAGATTCGGAAAATCGATTTTGGAATTAGGTGGAAATAACGCAATTATTTTTACAGAAAATGCTGATTTGAATATGTCGATAATCGGCGCAGTGTTCGGCGCAGTCGGAACTGCCGGGCAGAGATGTACTTCTACAAGACGTTTAATTATTCATGAATCTATATTTGATGACGTGAAAAACCGTTTGGTAAAAGCTTACAAGCAAATCAAAATCGGAAATCCTTTAGATGAAAATAACCACGTTGGTCCTTTGATTGATCAGCAAGCTGTTCAACAATATTTGGATTCAATCGAAAAATGTAAAAAAGAAGGTGGAAAATTCGTTGTTGAAGGTGGTGTTTTAGAAGGAGAGGACTATGAATCTGGATGTTATGTAAAACCATGTATCGCAGAAGTTCAGAACTCTTACGAAGTCGTTCAGCACGAAACATTTGCACCCATACTTTATATCATGAAATATAAAACTTTGGAAGAAGCAATCGCCATGCAGAATGATGTTCCTCAAGGTTTAAGTTCTGCGATTATGACGACCGATATGCGTCAGGCAGAATTATTCCTTTCTCAAAACGGTTCCGATTGTGGAATCGCCAACGTGAATATCGGAACTTCTGGTGCAGAAATCGGAGGAGCTTTTGGTGGAGAAAAAGAAACTGGAGGTGGTAGAGAATCTGGCTCCGATGTTTGGAAATATTACATGCGAAGACAAACCAATACGATCAATTATACCGATAGTTTGCCTTTAGCACAAGGCATTAAATTCGATCTATAA
- a CDS encoding GNAT family N-acetyltransferase, with translation MNFSIQPTLENDNVRLVPLKESDFERLYIVASDPEVWSMHPNKERYKREVFQNFFTGAVESKGAFLIMDKTSDEVLGSTRFYDYDENDNSILIGYTFYGTKSWGKNINASVKKMMLDYIFQFVDKVIFHVGKDNIRSVKAMTKLGAENLGELEVAYFGEDSKVNVVFQIKKEDWQ, from the coding sequence ATGAATTTCTCAATCCAACCAACTTTAGAAAACGACAACGTTAGATTAGTTCCTTTAAAGGAAAGTGATTTTGAACGATTATACATCGTCGCTTCAGATCCAGAAGTGTGGTCCATGCATCCTAATAAAGAACGCTATAAGCGCGAAGTCTTCCAGAATTTTTTTACTGGAGCAGTTGAAAGCAAAGGTGCTTTTTTAATAATGGATAAAACTTCTGATGAGGTTTTAGGAAGTACGAGATTCTATGATTACGATGAAAATGATAATAGCATTTTAATTGGTTACACTTTTTACGGCACCAAATCTTGGGGCAAAAACATCAATGCAAGTGTCAAAAAAATGATGCTGGATTATATCTTTCAGTTCGTGGATAAAGTAATTTTCCATGTAGGAAAAGACAATATCCGTTCTGTAAAAGCCATGACTAAACTCGGCGCAGAAAATTTGGGCGAACTAGAAGTTGCGTATTTCGGCGAAGATTCAAAAGTGAATGTTGTTTTCCAAATCAAAAAAGAGGACTGGCAGTAA
- a CDS encoding putative signal transducing protein, which translates to MERETRVAVFESEKPSEIQLVKSKLEAKNITSFLNDNYMSFTTTPTANTVRLMVNLQDEQKAFEIIDGMLKQTEFNPSNN; encoded by the coding sequence ATGGAAAGAGAAACAAGAGTCGCAGTTTTTGAAAGTGAAAAGCCCTCAGAGATTCAGTTAGTGAAATCAAAACTTGAAGCTAAAAATATTACCAGTTTTTTAAATGATAACTATATGTCCTTCACCACCACTCCAACTGCAAATACTGTTCGTTTGATGGTAAATTTGCAAGACGAGCAAAAAGCCTTTGAAATTATTGATGGCATGCTTAAGCAAACTGAATTTAATCCAAGTAACAACTAA
- a CDS encoding thiamine pyrophosphate-dependent enzyme — translation MESTYIETQQISFQDFKNQILEDYRLGRISREMSYLGRREVLTGKAKFGIFGDGKELPQLAMAKVFKDGDFRSGYYRDQTFAFAIGAVTVESFFAQLYADTNIEREPASAGRQMNGHYATRSLNEDGSWKDLTKQKNISSDISPTAGQMPRLLGLALASKVYKTVQFEGSEKFSNKGNEVAFGTIGDASTAEGHFWETLNAACALQVPMITSIWDDGYGISVPTHNQRAKADIAEMLSGFQRKEGENQGCEIIQVKAWDYPSLLDAYARAEHFARTESVPVVVHVIEVTQPQGHSTSGSHERYKNEDRLKWEGEFDGLLKFREWILDYSIEIEGNEQQLATLEELEAIESEAKKFVKDGQKKAWESYQKTITDLKSSVLPLVESLKTQSADVAAELEKFNAVISIAKKDIFHLIRKSLLVSRANQTMERQNLQTKYEEIYVVEKDNYSSHLYSQSEWKATNVQEIAPIFSDASETVDGRVVVRNNFDKIFEKYPQTLIFGEDAGNIGDVNQGLEGLQEKYGELRIADTGIREATILGQGIGMAMRGLRPIAEIQYLDYILYCLQGMSDDLATVQYRTRGGQKAPLIIRTRGHRLEGIWHSGSPMAGILNLSKGILVLVPRNLTKAAGFYNTMLQADEPALIIECLNGYRLKEKQPDNIGEFTVPVGKIEVTKDGRDVTLVTYGSTWRLVMEAAQELEKIGISAEVIDIQSLIPFDLSHEISESVKKTNRLVIIDEDVEGGASAFILQQILEKQKAFRYLDSDPLTISAENHRPPYASDGDYFSKPSVDDMVEKVYALFTETNPTKFPKI, via the coding sequence ATGGAATCGACCTATATAGAAACTCAGCAGATCTCTTTTCAAGACTTTAAAAATCAAATCTTGGAAGATTATCGTCTTGGAAGAATTTCTCGCGAGATGTCTTACCTCGGAAGAAGAGAGGTTCTGACAGGGAAAGCAAAGTTTGGTATTTTCGGAGACGGAAAAGAATTACCACAGCTGGCAATGGCCAAGGTTTTCAAAGATGGAGATTTCCGTTCTGGATATTACCGTGATCAAACTTTTGCATTTGCAATCGGTGCCGTAACGGTAGAAAGTTTTTTTGCACAGTTGTATGCAGATACAAATATTGAAAGAGAACCAGCTTCTGCGGGACGGCAGATGAATGGACATTATGCTACCAGAAGCTTAAATGAAGACGGTAGTTGGAAAGATTTAACGAAACAGAAAAATATATCTTCAGATATTTCTCCGACCGCAGGACAAATGCCAAGATTACTTGGGCTTGCTTTGGCTTCGAAAGTTTATAAAACAGTACAGTTTGAAGGCTCAGAGAAGTTTTCTAACAAAGGTAATGAAGTTGCTTTCGGTACAATTGGTGATGCGTCCACGGCGGAAGGCCATTTTTGGGAAACTCTAAATGCTGCCTGTGCTTTACAAGTTCCTATGATTACTTCTATTTGGGATGATGGGTACGGTATTTCTGTCCCGACCCATAATCAACGAGCAAAAGCGGATATCGCAGAAATGCTTTCCGGTTTCCAAAGAAAAGAAGGAGAAAATCAAGGTTGCGAAATCATTCAGGTAAAAGCCTGGGATTATCCATCTTTACTGGATGCTTACGCACGTGCAGAACATTTTGCAAGAACTGAAAGTGTTCCTGTGGTTGTCCACGTCATTGAAGTTACCCAACCGCAAGGACACTCAACTTCCGGTTCACACGAAAGATATAAAAACGAAGACCGCCTGAAATGGGAAGGAGAGTTTGATGGTTTATTAAAATTCAGAGAATGGATTTTGGATTATTCCATCGAAATCGAAGGCAATGAACAACAACTTGCAACCCTTGAAGAACTAGAAGCAATTGAATCCGAAGCAAAGAAGTTTGTTAAAGATGGTCAGAAAAAAGCTTGGGAAAGCTACCAAAAAACCATTACAGATTTAAAATCGTCAGTACTTCCTTTAGTGGAAAGTTTAAAAACACAAAGTGCTGATGTCGCTGCAGAATTGGAAAAATTTAATGCAGTAATTTCTATAGCTAAGAAAGATATTTTTCATTTAATAAGAAAGTCGCTATTAGTATCCAGAGCAAATCAGACTATGGAAAGACAAAATCTTCAAACTAAATATGAGGAAATATATGTAGTAGAAAAGGATAATTATTCTTCCCATTTATATTCTCAGTCAGAATGGAAAGCGACGAATGTACAAGAAATTGCTCCAATTTTTTCTGACGCGTCGGAAACAGTTGATGGTAGAGTAGTCGTAAGAAATAATTTCGATAAAATTTTTGAAAAATATCCCCAAACTTTAATTTTTGGTGAAGATGCCGGAAATATCGGAGATGTGAATCAAGGTTTAGAAGGACTTCAGGAAAAATATGGAGAACTTAGAATCGCAGATACTGGAATCCGCGAAGCTACAATCCTTGGTCAAGGGATCGGAATGGCGATGCGAGGTTTAAGACCAATTGCAGAAATTCAGTATTTAGACTATATTCTTTATTGTTTACAAGGAATGAGCGACGATTTGGCAACGGTTCAGTACCGAACTAGAGGCGGACAAAAAGCACCGTTGATCATTAGAACACGTGGCCATCGATTAGAAGGGATTTGGCATTCTGGTTCACCAATGGCGGGGATTCTTAATCTTTCTAAAGGGATTCTAGTATTGGTTCCTCGTAACTTAACCAAAGCCGCCGGTTTTTATAACACCATGCTCCAAGCGGATGAACCTGCTTTAATTATTGAATGTTTGAATGGGTATCGATTGAAAGAAAAACAACCTGATAACATCGGTGAGTTTACGGTTCCTGTTGGGAAAATTGAAGTTACCAAAGACGGTAGGGATGTTACCTTAGTAACTTATGGTTCAACCTGGAGATTGGTAATGGAAGCAGCACAGGAATTAGAAAAAATCGGAATCTCTGCGGAAGTGATTGATATTCAATCTTTAATCCCATTTGATTTAAGTCATGAGATTTCCGAAAGTGTGAAGAAAACCAATAGATTGGTGATCATCGATGAAGACGTAGAAGGTGGAGCGTCAGCATTTATTCTTCAGCAGATTTTAGAAAAACAAAAAGCCTTTAGATATTTGGATTCCGATCCACTGACGATTTCTGCAGAAAATCACCGTCCACCGTATGCGAGTGATGGTGACTACTTCAGCAAACCAAGTGTTGATGATATGGTAGAGAAAGTTTATGCCTTATTTACGGAAACAAATCCTACGAAATTTCCGAAAATCTAA